One window of the Xiphias gladius isolate SHS-SW01 ecotype Sanya breed wild chromosome 11, ASM1685928v1, whole genome shotgun sequence genome contains the following:
- the entpd6 gene encoding ectonucleoside triphosphate diphosphohydrolase 6 isoform X1 yields MKRPKLAGVFLFVGCLLAYLMFVKRHYAALKPEAYRLPPHQRPTSDQIGDAGPASAAVRSFRYGIMFDAGSTGTRIHVFKFQIESKEAPRLAHETFRAIKPGLSAYADDPEQCSSGIMELLEVAKSNVPSSVWNITPVVLKATAGLRLLPGEKANHLLDRVRTLFLESPFLFTDDSVSIMDGTDEGISAWITVNFLTGGLRSADSSTVGMLDLGGGSTQITFSPQDEKTIQTSPIDYIRSFQMFNNTHTVYTHSYLGLGLMSARLAVLGGVDASPLGGSTELVSPCLAPEYSGRWEHADVTYTVKGQKAGEPVYEACLTKVEKVLYRKVMKATEAADVDFYAFSYYYDRAVDLGVIEEKKGGTIKVADYIDAAKRVCSSPSFSPLQSPFLCLDLVYISVLLQELGFPPHKQFKLARTINQVETSWALGATFHYIESLKRQ; encoded by the exons ATGAAGAGACCAAAGCTGGCCGGAGTGTTCCTCTTCGTGGGCTGCCTGCTCGCCTACCTGATGTTTGTGAAGCGTCACTACGCCGCCTTGAAGCCTGAGGCCTACAGACTACCTCCTCACCAACGGCCCACCTCAGACCAGATCGGAGACGCCGGGCCGGCCTCCGCTGCTGTACGGAGCTTCCGGTATGGCATCATGTTCGACGCTGGGAGCACTGGGACCAGAATCCATGTCTTCAAGTTCCAGATAGAGAGCAAAG AAGCTCCCAGACTGGCCCACGAGACGTTCAGAGCCATCAAACCTGGACTGTCTGCGTACGCTGATGATCCAGAGCAG TGTTCATCGGGGATCATGGAGCTCTTGGAGGTGGCAAAGTCTAACGTCCCCTCCTCCGTCTGGAACATCACCCCTGTGGTCCTGAAGGCCACGGCTGGCCTACGCCTGCTCCCTGGAGAGAAGGCCAACCACCTTCTGGACagg GTGAGGACGTTGTTTCTGGAGTCTCCCTTTCTGTTCACAGACGACAGCGTGTCCATCATGGACGGCACTGACGAAG GGATTTCTGCATGGATCACCGTCAACTTCCTCACCG gTGGTCTTCGCAGTGCGGACTCGTCCACAGTTGGGATGTTGGATTTGGGTGGTGGGTCGACTCAGATCACCTTCAGCCCTCAGGACGAG AAAACCATCCAGACCTCACCTATCGACTACATCAGGTCCTTCCAGATGTTCAATAACACACACACCGTCTACActcacag TTATCTGGGTCTGGGTCTGATGTCGGCTCGTCTCGCCGTCTTAGGAGGCGTCGACGCTTCGCCTC taggTGGCAGCACTGAGCTGGTCAGCCCCTGCCTTGCTCCGGAGTACTCGGGCAGGTGGGAGCACGCTGATGTCACCTACACCGTGAAGGGACAGAAGGCAG gggAGCCGGTTTACGAAGCGTGTCTGACCAAAGTGGAGAAGGTTCTGTACAGGAAGGTGATGAAGGCGACTGAAGCTGCAGACGTGGATTTCTACGCCTTCTCCTACTACTACGACCGAGCCGTCGACCTCGGAGTCATCG aggagaagaagggaggaaCCATTAAAGTGGCCGATTACATCGATGCAGCTAAAAGAG TGTGCAGCAGTCCGTCCTTCAGTCCGCTGCAGAGTCCGTTCCTCTGCCTGGACCTGGTCTACATCTCGGTCCTGCTGCAGGAGCTCGGATTCCCCCCGCACAAACAGTTCAAG ctggCGAGGACCATCAACCAGGTGGAAACCAGTTGGGCTCTGGGAGCAACTTTCCATTACATCGAGTCCCTGAAGAGACAAtga
- the entpd6 gene encoding ectonucleoside triphosphate diphosphohydrolase 6 isoform X2, producing the protein MKRPKLAGVFLFVGCLLAYLMFVKRHYAALKPEAYRLPPHQRPTSDQIGDAGPASAAVRSFRYGIMFDAGSTGTRIHVFKFQIESKEAPRLAHETFRAIKPGLSAYADDPEQCSSGIMELLEVAKSNVPSSVWNITPVVLKATAGLRLLPGEKANHLLDRVRTLFLESPFLFTDDSVSIMDGTDEGISAWITVNFLTGGLRSADSSTVGMLDLGGGSTQITFSPQDEKTIQTSPIDYIRSFQMFNNTHTVYTHSYLGLGLMSARLAVLGGVDASPLGGSTELVSPCLAPEYSGRWEHADVTYTVKGQKAGEPVYEACLTKVEKVLYRKVMKATEAADVDFYAFSYYYDRAVDLGVIGRKLTLTLNEGEEGRNH; encoded by the exons ATGAAGAGACCAAAGCTGGCCGGAGTGTTCCTCTTCGTGGGCTGCCTGCTCGCCTACCTGATGTTTGTGAAGCGTCACTACGCCGCCTTGAAGCCTGAGGCCTACAGACTACCTCCTCACCAACGGCCCACCTCAGACCAGATCGGAGACGCCGGGCCGGCCTCCGCTGCTGTACGGAGCTTCCGGTATGGCATCATGTTCGACGCTGGGAGCACTGGGACCAGAATCCATGTCTTCAAGTTCCAGATAGAGAGCAAAG AAGCTCCCAGACTGGCCCACGAGACGTTCAGAGCCATCAAACCTGGACTGTCTGCGTACGCTGATGATCCAGAGCAG TGTTCATCGGGGATCATGGAGCTCTTGGAGGTGGCAAAGTCTAACGTCCCCTCCTCCGTCTGGAACATCACCCCTGTGGTCCTGAAGGCCACGGCTGGCCTACGCCTGCTCCCTGGAGAGAAGGCCAACCACCTTCTGGACagg GTGAGGACGTTGTTTCTGGAGTCTCCCTTTCTGTTCACAGACGACAGCGTGTCCATCATGGACGGCACTGACGAAG GGATTTCTGCATGGATCACCGTCAACTTCCTCACCG gTGGTCTTCGCAGTGCGGACTCGTCCACAGTTGGGATGTTGGATTTGGGTGGTGGGTCGACTCAGATCACCTTCAGCCCTCAGGACGAG AAAACCATCCAGACCTCACCTATCGACTACATCAGGTCCTTCCAGATGTTCAATAACACACACACCGTCTACActcacag TTATCTGGGTCTGGGTCTGATGTCGGCTCGTCTCGCCGTCTTAGGAGGCGTCGACGCTTCGCCTC taggTGGCAGCACTGAGCTGGTCAGCCCCTGCCTTGCTCCGGAGTACTCGGGCAGGTGGGAGCACGCTGATGTCACCTACACCGTGAAGGGACAGAAGGCAG gggAGCCGGTTTACGAAGCGTGTCTGACCAAAGTGGAGAAGGTTCTGTACAGGAAGGTGATGAAGGCGACTGAAGCTGCAGACGTGGATTTCTACGCCTTCTCCTACTACTACGACCGAGCCGTCGACCTCGGAGTCATCGGTAGGAAACTAACGCTAACgctgaatga aggagaagaagggaggaaCCATTAA
- the LOC120796402 gene encoding barrier-to-autointegration factor-like, whose amino-acid sequence MSTTSQKHRDFVGEPMGDKSVTALSGIGEILGKKLEEQGFDKAYVVLGQFLLLKKDTEMFTEWLRDASGANSRQAKSCAQCLREWCDAFL is encoded by the exons ATGTCGACCACGTCCCAGAAGCACCGGGACTTTGTCGGAGAGCCGATGGGGGACAAGTCGGTGACGGCTCTGTCGGGTATCGGAGAGATTCTGGGGAAAAAGCTGGAGGAGCAGGGCTTCGACAAG GCCTACGTGGTTCTGGGTCAGTTCCTGTTGTTGAAGAAAGACACTGAGATGTTCACCGAGTGGCTCAGAGACGCCAGCGGAGCAAACTCCCGCCAGGCCAAATCCTGCGCTCAGTGCCTGAGGGAGTGGTGTGACGCCTTCCTCTGA